A stretch of the Lactuca sativa cultivar Salinas chromosome 9, Lsat_Salinas_v11, whole genome shotgun sequence genome encodes the following:
- the LOC111886366 gene encoding uncharacterized protein LOC111886366 isoform X1: MAALDDREAGNNLNVSVEDDHLIAGDFDFTEELESPLQNLDADTEELDISHFVGDLRALMVDDSEDEIVLDSDDEAISEQKQGKIRGRLWRHAQSVDVRSSAGSNLTDKVTDNIPSERSEERNLVSHNENETGSRDTDTRCSKGDKLVNLNASSNNFEGENAVVDESQEPGESSEADALDFVDHFLSVSAVNSSPEVKILKYDGPRSPFSSCAKGSQKLAMKTSFMTKIGVSTFDWDSDQPDHGGGFFLEKKTEPDIQRDKHLSERCKSKQLPGNDSNERDEPPDMFDVGFNTQMAAEAMEALLYATPPHIDVNEHKRVKNPTTENPSKKFSFPLSANCDSKTNGISFKQKRVANRRHKMSTSFHNKNQRELNLELLNLGKDENCTNGDNLTEPKKKVYEKSLKVYKRRKQKQDADKENLKPDNEVKTFSPVASRTRRGSCVKRSQRTADATCNGKEIDVLHKRKSGDWKFDTWKWPKKKRTCRNRRQNAKLTNTLNVQSPVVKGGNGEMEGNFKEASFMSSVKRKARSASIYRSTSGKKLSNTKCVSMRIPKTLNESEHSFESIPALGGEEKIKDLSSNGKNKTPSIMSGASRTSDQVGLPRKQLHKKSSTSSSLRNELPRLGFSESAPDFMSKDLRRRRSKVEIRVLFSQSLDDDVVKQQRKILKKLGTCMATDCSDATHFVADRFARTKKMLEAMGLGKQIVTPLWLESCDQVGCIIDEKNYILRDAKKEKQIGFSMPVSLSRATTHPLLKDRRVFITPNVEPDREMIKNLIKAVHGQVMEDIEQASMECKTSDDMLILSCEQDYVSCFPFLDKGVAVYSSELLLKGIIIQKLEYAKHQLFKGHIIMKRYAKKRKKNGSGDLDVV; this comes from the exons ATGGCCGCATTGGACGATCGTGAAGCGG GCAACAACCTTAATGTAAGTGTTGAGGATGATCATCTTATTGCTGGGGATTTTGATTTCACCGAAGAATTGGAAAGCCCGTTGCAGAATTTGGATGCAGATACTGAGGAGTTGGATATTTCACATTTTGTTGGCGACCTGAGAGCCCTAATGGTAGATGATAGTGAGGATGAAATTGTGCTGGATAGTGATGATGAAGCTATCTCTGAGCAAAAACAGGGAAAAATAAGAG GACGTTTATGGCGACATGCACAATCAGTTGATGTTCGTTCTTCAGCGGGAAGCAATTTGACAGACAAAGTAACTGATAATATTCCCAGTGAAAGATCAGAAGAGAGAAACTTAGTGTCacataatgaaaatgaaactggGAGCAGGGATACAGACACAAGATGTTCAAAAGGAGATAAGCTTGTTAATTTGAATGCCTCTTCCAATAATTTTGAGGGTGAGAATGCAGTAGTTGATGAATCTCAAGAACCTGGAGAATCATCAGAAGCTGATGCATTGGACTTTGTGGATCATTTTCTGTCAGTTAGTGCTGTAAACTCGTCTCCAGAAGTCAAGATTCTGAAATATGATGGGCCAAGATCACCTTTTAGTTCATGTGCAAAAGGGTCCCAAAAATTGGCAATGAAGACCAGTTTTATGACCAAAATTGGCGTTTCAACCTTCGATTGGGATAGTGATCAACCTGATCATGGAGGGGGgttctttttggaaaagaaaacaGAACCTGACATACAAAGAGATAAACATTTGAGTGAAAGATGCAAATCCAAACAGCTGCCTGGAAACGATAGCAATGAGAGGGATGAACCaccagatatgtttgatgttggtTTTAACACTCAAATGGCAGCTGAAGCTATGGAAGCCTTGCTATATGCCACACCTCCACATATTGATGTTAATGAACATAAAAGGGTCAAGAATCCAACCACTGAGAATCCATCCAAAAAGTTCTCATTTCCTTTGAGTGCCAACTGTGATTCAAAAACCAATGGAATAAGTTTTAAGCAAAAGAGGGTTGCTAACAGAAGACATAAAATGTCTACTTCCTTCCATAATAAAAACCAAAGAGAGTTGAATCTTGAGTTACTGAATCTAGGAAAGGATGAAAACTGCACAAATGGGGATAATCTTACTGAACCAAAGAAGAAGGTATATGAGAAATCTTTGAAAGTTTATAAACGAAGGAAGCAAAAACAAGATGCAGACAAGGAAAACTTAAAACCAGATAATGAAGTTAAAACCTTTTCACCCGTGGCTTCTCGAACTAGACGTGGGTCCTGTGTAAAACGTTCACAAAGGACTGCAGATGCAACATGTAATGGTAAGGAGATTGATGTACTTCATAAAAGAAAATCAGGTGATTGGAAGTTTGATACATGGAAGTGGCCCAAAAAGAAAAGGACATGTAGAAATAGGAGACAAAATGCAAAATTGACAAACACCTTAAATGTTCAATCTCCTGTAGTCAAGGGTGGCAATGGTGAGATGGAAGGGAACTTCAAGGAAGCTTCTTTCATGTCAAGTGTAAAGAGGAAAGCACGCTCTGCTTCCATATACAGGTCAACATCTGGAAAGAAACTTAGCAacactaaatgtgtttcaatgaGGATTCCAAAAACTTTAAATGAATCTGAACACTCGTTCGAATCTATACCAGCTTTAGGTGGTGAGGAGAAGATAAAAGATTTATCATCAAATGGAAAGAACAAGACACCATCCATTATGAGTGGCGCCTCTAGGACTTCTGATCAGG TAGGTCTACCCCGGAAGCAACTGCACAAGAAAAGCTCTACAAGTTCCTCTCTCAGGAATGAGCTTCCTAGATTGGGATTTTCCGAATCTGCCCCTGATTTTATGTCAAAGGATTTGAGGAGACGTAGAAGTAAGGTAGAAATCCGTGTCTTGTTCAGCCAAAGCCTTGATGATGATGTGGTTAAGCAGCAGAGAAAG ATTCTGAAAAAGTTGGGAACTTGTATGGCAACGGATTGCTCAGATGCTACACATTTTGTAGCTGATAGATTTGCAAGAACAAAGAAGATGTTGGAAGCAATGGGTTTGGGTAAACAAATTGTAACACCCTTGTGGCTAGAGAGCTGTGATCAGGTAGGGTGTATTATTGATGAGAAAAATTACATCCTTAGAGATGCTAAAAAGGAAAAACAGATCGGCTTTAGCATGCCTGTTTCATTGTCTCGTGCAACAACACATCCACTTCTAAAG GATCGAAGAGTCTTCATTACCCCAAATGTAGAACCTGACAGAGAAATGATTAAAAACTTGATCAAGGCTGTTCATGGTCAG GTCATGGAAGACATTGAGCAAGCTAGCATGGAGTGCAAGACCTCAGATGATATGTTAATACTGTCTTGTGAACAAGATTATGTATCATGTTTTCCATTCTTAGACAAAG GTGTAGCAGTTTATAGTTCAGAACTCTTACTAAAGGGGATCATTATTCAGAAACTAGAATATGCCAA GCATCAACTGTTCAAGGGGCATATTATAATGAAGCGCTATGCAAAGAAACGGAAGAAAAATGGAAGCGGGGATCTTGATGTAGTGTAG
- the LOC111886366 gene encoding uncharacterized protein LOC111886366 isoform X2: MAALDDREAGNNLNVSVEDDHLIAGDFDFTEELESPLQNLDADTEELDISHFVGDLRALMVDDSEDEIVLDSDDEAISEQKQGKIRGRLWRHAQSVDVRSSAGSNLTDKVTDNIPSERSEERNLVSHNENETGSRDTDTRCSKGDKLVNLNASSNNFEGENAVVDESQEPGESSEADALDFVDHFLSVSAVNSSPEVKILKYDGPRSPFSSCAKGSQKLAMKTSFMTKIGVSTFDWDSDQPDHGGGFFLEKKTEPDIQRDKHLSERCKSKQLPGNDSNERDEPPDMFDVGFNTQMAAEAMEALLYATPPHIDVNEHKRVKNPTTENPSKKFSFPLSANCDSKTNGISFKQKRVANRRHKMSTSFHNKNQRELNLELLNLGKDENCTNGDNLTEPKKKVYEKSLKVYKRRKQKQDADKENLKPDNEVKTFSPVASRTRRGSCVKRSQRTADATCNGKEIDVLHKRKSGDWKFDTWKWPKKKRTCRNRRQNAKLTNTLNVQSPVVKGGNGEMEGNFKEASFMSSVKRKARSASIYRSTSGKKLSNTKCVSMRIPKTLNESEHSFESIPALGGEEKIKDLSSNGKNKTPSIMSGASRTSDQGLPRKQLHKKSSTSSSLRNELPRLGFSESAPDFMSKDLRRRRSKVEIRVLFSQSLDDDVVKQQRKILKKLGTCMATDCSDATHFVADRFARTKKMLEAMGLGKQIVTPLWLESCDQVGCIIDEKNYILRDAKKEKQIGFSMPVSLSRATTHPLLKDRRVFITPNVEPDREMIKNLIKAVHGQVMEDIEQASMECKTSDDMLILSCEQDYVSCFPFLDKGVAVYSSELLLKGIIIQKLEYAKHQLFKGHIIMKRYAKKRKKNGSGDLDVV, translated from the exons ATGGCCGCATTGGACGATCGTGAAGCGG GCAACAACCTTAATGTAAGTGTTGAGGATGATCATCTTATTGCTGGGGATTTTGATTTCACCGAAGAATTGGAAAGCCCGTTGCAGAATTTGGATGCAGATACTGAGGAGTTGGATATTTCACATTTTGTTGGCGACCTGAGAGCCCTAATGGTAGATGATAGTGAGGATGAAATTGTGCTGGATAGTGATGATGAAGCTATCTCTGAGCAAAAACAGGGAAAAATAAGAG GACGTTTATGGCGACATGCACAATCAGTTGATGTTCGTTCTTCAGCGGGAAGCAATTTGACAGACAAAGTAACTGATAATATTCCCAGTGAAAGATCAGAAGAGAGAAACTTAGTGTCacataatgaaaatgaaactggGAGCAGGGATACAGACACAAGATGTTCAAAAGGAGATAAGCTTGTTAATTTGAATGCCTCTTCCAATAATTTTGAGGGTGAGAATGCAGTAGTTGATGAATCTCAAGAACCTGGAGAATCATCAGAAGCTGATGCATTGGACTTTGTGGATCATTTTCTGTCAGTTAGTGCTGTAAACTCGTCTCCAGAAGTCAAGATTCTGAAATATGATGGGCCAAGATCACCTTTTAGTTCATGTGCAAAAGGGTCCCAAAAATTGGCAATGAAGACCAGTTTTATGACCAAAATTGGCGTTTCAACCTTCGATTGGGATAGTGATCAACCTGATCATGGAGGGGGgttctttttggaaaagaaaacaGAACCTGACATACAAAGAGATAAACATTTGAGTGAAAGATGCAAATCCAAACAGCTGCCTGGAAACGATAGCAATGAGAGGGATGAACCaccagatatgtttgatgttggtTTTAACACTCAAATGGCAGCTGAAGCTATGGAAGCCTTGCTATATGCCACACCTCCACATATTGATGTTAATGAACATAAAAGGGTCAAGAATCCAACCACTGAGAATCCATCCAAAAAGTTCTCATTTCCTTTGAGTGCCAACTGTGATTCAAAAACCAATGGAATAAGTTTTAAGCAAAAGAGGGTTGCTAACAGAAGACATAAAATGTCTACTTCCTTCCATAATAAAAACCAAAGAGAGTTGAATCTTGAGTTACTGAATCTAGGAAAGGATGAAAACTGCACAAATGGGGATAATCTTACTGAACCAAAGAAGAAGGTATATGAGAAATCTTTGAAAGTTTATAAACGAAGGAAGCAAAAACAAGATGCAGACAAGGAAAACTTAAAACCAGATAATGAAGTTAAAACCTTTTCACCCGTGGCTTCTCGAACTAGACGTGGGTCCTGTGTAAAACGTTCACAAAGGACTGCAGATGCAACATGTAATGGTAAGGAGATTGATGTACTTCATAAAAGAAAATCAGGTGATTGGAAGTTTGATACATGGAAGTGGCCCAAAAAGAAAAGGACATGTAGAAATAGGAGACAAAATGCAAAATTGACAAACACCTTAAATGTTCAATCTCCTGTAGTCAAGGGTGGCAATGGTGAGATGGAAGGGAACTTCAAGGAAGCTTCTTTCATGTCAAGTGTAAAGAGGAAAGCACGCTCTGCTTCCATATACAGGTCAACATCTGGAAAGAAACTTAGCAacactaaatgtgtttcaatgaGGATTCCAAAAACTTTAAATGAATCTGAACACTCGTTCGAATCTATACCAGCTTTAGGTGGTGAGGAGAAGATAAAAGATTTATCATCAAATGGAAAGAACAAGACACCATCCATTATGAGTGGCGCCTCTAGGACTTCTGATCAGG GTCTACCCCGGAAGCAACTGCACAAGAAAAGCTCTACAAGTTCCTCTCTCAGGAATGAGCTTCCTAGATTGGGATTTTCCGAATCTGCCCCTGATTTTATGTCAAAGGATTTGAGGAGACGTAGAAGTAAGGTAGAAATCCGTGTCTTGTTCAGCCAAAGCCTTGATGATGATGTGGTTAAGCAGCAGAGAAAG ATTCTGAAAAAGTTGGGAACTTGTATGGCAACGGATTGCTCAGATGCTACACATTTTGTAGCTGATAGATTTGCAAGAACAAAGAAGATGTTGGAAGCAATGGGTTTGGGTAAACAAATTGTAACACCCTTGTGGCTAGAGAGCTGTGATCAGGTAGGGTGTATTATTGATGAGAAAAATTACATCCTTAGAGATGCTAAAAAGGAAAAACAGATCGGCTTTAGCATGCCTGTTTCATTGTCTCGTGCAACAACACATCCACTTCTAAAG GATCGAAGAGTCTTCATTACCCCAAATGTAGAACCTGACAGAGAAATGATTAAAAACTTGATCAAGGCTGTTCATGGTCAG GTCATGGAAGACATTGAGCAAGCTAGCATGGAGTGCAAGACCTCAGATGATATGTTAATACTGTCTTGTGAACAAGATTATGTATCATGTTTTCCATTCTTAGACAAAG GTGTAGCAGTTTATAGTTCAGAACTCTTACTAAAGGGGATCATTATTCAGAAACTAGAATATGCCAA GCATCAACTGTTCAAGGGGCATATTATAATGAAGCGCTATGCAAAGAAACGGAAGAAAAATGGAAGCGGGGATCTTGATGTAGTGTAG